GTCAAAAAGTACCTTGAAGAAGAGGAGCCCGTCGCCCACAGCGGCCTTGAATAGGAGGGCCCGATCGCGCGTCCCTTCGTTGTACGCCTCCAGCCGCGCCATACCCTTGTTGTGCCCGTACTCCTCGTCCTTCTCTCTTCCTCGTGCCGTAGCCGCCTCCTGGCGCCGCACGTTCGCCCGGCAAGGGCCCATCAGTAGCACGGGTACGGCGTTGGCGAAGCAGGAGGCATGAGCCGGGGGACGACTGTGGTGGCTTCCCCACGAGGTGGTTGAGGCGGCTTGTGCGGGGTGGCCTTAAGGGGTGGTCAGGGCGGTGGCCTTGGTTGTGCGGTGGTAGCCGGCGACCCCATGAATGGTGGGATGATCCGGTGGGCACCCTGTTGTGTGATGGGCGGTGACGCTGACCGTGGATCTGGTGTCCCAGTCAGATCCGTCGCGGCATGGCTTCGGCCGGCCGACGACACATGATGGGACCCGTGTGGGGTGGCTGGAGGCTCTGTACCAGCATTTCTGCCGCCGTATGTCTACATGGCAAGGCTGCACGTGGATCCAATTAGCGACGATTTCAGGGTGCAATGACTTCCGGTGAAAACCGTGTTGGctttggtcatggtggacaataATGCCGTCATCATCATAACAACAAGAGATGGAGCGGTGTTGCATCTTCAGCATTGACGGCAACGGGTCTCGGTGGCATGGGGCAGTGGGATCTTAGTGGTGAACGCGTGTTGATGGGCCCGCGCAGGAGGGTAGCGTTGTCTGTCATCATGGTGGCGTCGACGGTAGATGGGTCTAGCAAGCTCAATGCATTGATCACGACGGCAGAGTATAGAGCCTGTGCATGCGGTGTGTCTGCTAGACCAGCTCTTGGCTAGCTTGCGGGCAGTTTGGTAAGGCCACCGAACTTGTGTGTGTTGACGCAAGGTTAGGACACATCATGGCGACAGAAAGATGGCCTTGGATTGATTCACGTATTTATTTTGTGAGGACTTTGTTGAATAATATAATAAAGATGGTTGCCTGCATCTCTTGAAGAAGAGGCCGGGTTTATAAGGCAGTGGAGCACCAGCGACCTCGGAAAGAGCGCACATGATCTTCCAGTCACCCCTAAGCGTCACCGACTGTAGAAACAAGTCCGCTGGGTGCATCCATGGTTTTAAATAGCATTAACGTTAAAAATCACTGATGGAACCAGACACAAATGCATACAACATTAACGTTAAAAATCATTCAAAGTAGTTGATGACTCAAAACCTAAACCTCGATGGTACAAACCATCTCCATGCAGTCTTACTACATGACGAGAGTAGATCAGAATTACACACATTTGACACTTACAACACCACATCTAAGTGAGTCAAGTCACAGCAGCTATCAAGTCAGGCATCAGTCTGAATGACGCCATGCAGAGTATTGGCCAATTATCGCGAAGAAGTTGAGCCTCCTGCAGTGTTCCCAGAACGAAAGGCAAGTCGACAAAATCAGAATCACTTTGGTAGTAAATAATGAAAATGACGTGGACAAAAAGGAAATGAAATTCTCCCATGCCAATGCAGATTAAGGCACATTGACGCATTGTTTGGCACCACAGGCCAGAAATTTAGTTCAGGTCAGTCATTTTTCCCACTCAATCCAGAGATCACCAGCTTTCCTTTGGCGATCAACTGGAAATAGAAGTAAGCTTAAGGTACGATTGCATCTCCACATCCAAATATCTACTATGATGCAACATGAACGAATCCCACCTACCAACCAAGGTTGGTGTTCACCAAGGATGTGCATGCAAGTAGTAGTGGGTTGTTAGATGAATAATTGAAGACAAAGGCATCTTCATGTGTGCaggagattgaagaagcactacaagACTAATAATCCCATGACAAAAAAAAAGATCGTAAAAAAAATTCCATGTCGGTGAGCATCAATAGAGGCCGCTCATTAAGACTGCAGCTTTAACATGTTTAGTTAATGGAGCAGCACCATGTTGAGCACTGGCTAACTAGGATCAAATGTGTTGTATATTTCTCAGGGCTGAGAATTCTCTAAGAAAACAAAAACATAGAAGAAATCATGTGGATCTCTATTGCTTCCCCACAAGGATTTAGATGTCACTGTCATCTGAATTATCTGCACATGGACCAGTTGGGGAAATAAATAACAACAGGGTTGCTCATTGCTAAGCAAGCAAACATACCCGAGCTTGGTGTAGCCCTTGAAGTAGAAGAACCTGGAGACTACAAACTTACAACAGTGGGGGGAAAGACACAATAATAGAATACCTAACCCTATCGAGCAAATAACCAAATCCTTAATGAACTATCAACGAATAATCttaactactccctctgtaaagaatctaaacactcttatatttctttacagagggggTAGTTAAAAGGTGCATCACGAAAAATCTTTCTTCCCATGTGTTTATGTGGTGCGTTTTCAGAAAATTTGGAGGGAGACAAACTCCTGACATACCTTTCTACTCCTACTTTAGCACCTTCAAGAGCCTGAATGCACCAGTAGCAGCAGTGACAAAACACCTTCTGGGTTGATTATTGCTTGTAAGTGGCGAGATTCTCCGCATTGGACCAAGTTTATGATTTGGAGTAGGAGTAGGCCCATGGGCCATTTTGTTACTCAGAGTGACATGGAGTTGTCCACGAAGCCCAGCCATACGATCTGAGCTTGCATAGGCTGGATACACCTTCAAAGGAAACCGAGCTTGTAACACTGATCTCCAATATGGGAAAAAACTTCTCTTTGTATATGTGGGATCCCATCCTCCACCTACTTTCTTCCTCAGAGCCTGTCAAATATTCCATTACAGGTACATAAAAATAGGAACACCCATACTTCCAGCCAGCACCTCTCGCTTAATGTATTATGTTGATCAATACACAACATAGGCGTTTCATTAGATATGAATGATGTAACTGCAGTGTAGTAATTAAGTAGCATGCTTAAGCAACATAAAAAGCTGTTGAACCAGTACAATGCATGGCACAAACATTGCAAGTGAAACATGCTTTTGTTATTGCCTCCAACaattatactccctccatcccaataTTAATTGTCACTCAAACGGATGTCTCTAGCACTGAAATAGGGAGTGTTACACTGCATCTTCTTCTATCAGAATCTTCCTCACAGGCACCAAATAATGTAACGGATCATTCAAGAACAGTAAGGTGTTAGGAAAAAAATGCGCAAGCCCCCTTGGTGAAATCCCCATGTTGATGTTACTTGGAACCTACACGGTACAACTATGTTATTAAGTTAATTAAGCCTACTTTTATTGCGTTTACCCCTTATCTTTGGTAAAAAGAACCGATGGAAACACATTAGGATGGCAGAGATGAACAGTAGTTGGAATGCCATGGCATTGCAATAGGTGATATGTATTTGGAGGCAACTCAAAGCTAGAATTTAGTTTCTATACATGTTCTTTTAGGTACATGAATACTTGTACTCTATAAATATGGCTGAAATCGCTACTACAAAGCTGCCCAGCTTTGCAGCATCAAACCCATCACTTTGTgctctactccctccgtcccataatataagaacgttttttacactagtgtagtgccaaaaacgttcttatattatgggacagagggagtagttagTAACCCATCTGTGCTGCCACAAGGTGTAGGCAAAGCTGCTTGGTACTGCTGCACCAAAATCAGTGTTAAGTTATAATGGGTTACATGTGTTTGTGTAGTGTGCTGCCGTGCCATAAGGGCGAGGCCGTCATTTCCAACAGTTGTGACCTGGACTCGAGATTAGGGCAAGACGAGTACAGTGAGAAGTCAAGAAAACGCGCCTTAAAACAAAGATTCTATTATGTATCTGGAAGTGTTCATGGGATCTGTCAATTTGGGAAATGTTTACTTCTTTACATATTCTTAGAAAAAGTTGAtgtgaaataaaataaaataaaacaggaAAGGGAACATATTCTTATAGCTTTCTTTCTTTTTGCTGCCACAATATCATTACTCGTTACCAAACACCATCAGTCTATCCAAAACTAGATCAACCCCGGCCCAGATGTGATTATCTTTACCTTATCGTCTGCAGCATCCAGATTGGCCGATTCCATAACTGCCATGTTTGCATCTGTAAGCCCTGTTATCCATTTTAAAAATAAGGGAAGAGATTAAGACTCAGTTTGTTAAATGTAAAAAGAATCACTTGAGCCCCACACACCTTTGCATGACTCTCCGTTTGACTTTCTGCAGTTATAAGGCTGGCTGCAACAAGTGGAAGACAAAATTAAATAATCAGCAAAAAACCGTTTATTCACATAGAAAATTATTGTGTGAAGCAATACAAAGAGTAGTACAGGTTTATAGTGTCCATGAGATCTCCAGTAGGGCAAAATCCATAGTCCTCGAGGACAGATGAAACATGTTGAAAGACCTCCGCATGGGGAACCTACATGACATACAATCTGTTGTATAAGGCAATATATCACTAACATAGATCTACTGCATATACAATGTGCTCCCTCCTTCCCCATATACATGGCGTATAAATCCAGCCAAAAAGTCAATTCTTTCTGAGTTTGACCAAATATATAGAAGAAAATATCAACAACTACAGTATTAAACAAATAGATTATGAAAATATATCTAATGGTGGATATATTGATACTGATTTGATATTGTTTATTAAGCATACACGGTGACGCTAAACTAAGCAAGCGCGCAAAACTAAGCGTACGCGCCGGTCGCTAGTTACCCGCTTGGTGCGCCGCTCAGCAGGGCCAGCCACACATCCGAGAAAATGAGGGTAAAAGCAAGTAGCAAATATCGTAACGAATTTAATTTCCATTACTGCTCCCTGCGCCTCACCTTCGTTCTGCAACTCTGTTAGCTAATTGATGACAGTAAAAAAAATAGCGTATATGGTAGATTGCACTCGTCGTACTAAGACCCACACCTCCTACCACTAACCATAGTAGAAGTACTATCATATATGGTAACGGAATTAAAAGGCTGTCACACACCAACACTGGATCCTCTAATCGTAAAAATAATAATAGATGAACTAGTAATTAGTTTATCGCATATTGGAAGTAGCATTACCATGTATAGTGCATCTTAATAATAAGTAAATAAAAAACAAAGATCAGTATTTGACCTCGTAAAAGAGAATAGTGATGGTAATAGACATCACCGCATTACTACGTTCCCTTCACTATGTTACTTATGTTCCATTAACTCATCACTGCATGCAAATTTTCCTAATCGTGCATAGCTTAGATTTATGCGGAGGCACAATGAGCATGATCCTTTTTCAGCACATGCTTTAGCAAATGAAAGTGAAAACACTAGTGAATATAGTAACAGATTTAATTTCCATTACTGCGGCCACATGAGTCATGATGGTAATAGACATTGCTACATTATGATGTTCCCTTCACTCTGTTACTACGTTTATTAAATCATTACTACACACGAATTTTTCTAATTGTGGGTAGCTAGATTTCTGCGGAGGGGCGCAATGCATAGGATCCATTACTACATTCCATTAACTCGTAACGATGGATTTTCCACCCACGCTTTAGTAAATGAAGGTAAAAACACTAGTAAATATAGTAACAGATTTAATTTCCATTACTACAGCCATACGATTCATCTCCACCCCGCAGCTCTATCTCCCTTACTACTTTCCACTAACTGTGGATTCTCCATCCGGTCCAACCGTGCGCATGGTAGTAGATGGTTCAGGCTAATTAGCGGGCCGATGGTTGGTTGTGTGGCCGGAGCGTATGCTAACTTGCATTTGGGGACAGAGGTAGTACCAATTATATAACCAATTGTAGGTAGTCAGATGGTGGAAAGAATTGTTTGGAGGAGAAAACTGCAATTGTGCAATATAAGTTGGAAGGCAATAGAACagtgtgcaaaaagagttacCGAATTCAATTCACTAGGTTATATAAACTACATAACAAACATATTCGGATTCATCCAGATTAATGTATCTTGTCTATTTTAAAGCAAAATCTGCTAGCTTCCACAAGTTCTGTGTATTTAACTACACATTACGATCTAGGCGCTTCAAAGGTACGAATCAAGAACTGCATCACACTTTTGTATATTTAACTACATGTCATAGTTATTCAAATTCCAACTATTTCAAATCATTTTAATTGTTTTGGTTTGGTTTCCCAAAGAGAGGTGTCGATTTCTTCAGGCCTTTTCAGGTTATATGATCCAAATGAAGTTCAGACAAACTTAAAGAGGTTAGTCATGAATTGCATACACCTAGTGTTTGTTCTACTACATTGAACCGTCCTGCGGGGCCAGACAAATTGCTGTAATGAGCTCCAACTCACAGTTTCTTGGAGGACCTGGATTTTGTAGGCTAAATGAAGTACCTTGTGCATAAATTTTCAGTCTAACATGAATAAAGAAGGCTCATGTCAACGCCCTTAATATACCACCCCCAGCTCCAGCAGCTAGAATTTTTTGAGCTGGGAATCATGCCAAACAGCTGCCACCATGAAAATATGGAGGTGCTCATGTTTGCCAATTTATCTGCCATGTGTCCACGAAACAAACAAAGAGAAATGACAAGCGCATGTTCTGTATTCATGCACCATGCAACAGCATTAACCAAACAATTGATGTTGATATGGGCAATTTTACTGCTAAAAACGATACAAGCTAGTGACAGAACCAGAAAATAGACATAAGTGAAGCCCAGAATAAATAAAATTGGCATTTCACACTATACTCATGTCACTATGTCAGATAATATTAATATGGAGATCGAGTGTTTCTGTCACCAATGTTTTCACTATTTATGCATGTAATTAGTATTCATTGTAAGATATGCATTTccatggcaaaaatgcatatgGTACTGGAGAAGGAACTAATATGCTCCTTCTAGTTGTAGTGTGTGAATTCAATGCACAAATCATCAATAACTGTATCTATCATGAACTCGTATAGCAATCTCCTTCGCAGTGTAATAATATCAAGCAATGTCTTAGAAGATAAAGCACAAAAGGTGTTCTTCCAGTTTGTTTATCTGTTCGATGATTGAAAATAAAAGGAAAGAAGCAGCCAGACAGGGGACCTGATGTGGATGAGTATATGGATAACTAATAACAAGCTGGTTGTTACTAATACTTTTCACATAGAACATTTCATTAAAATAACTACCACAAGGGCTTTACACCCATTAATTATCTGCTCATTTCATTATCTCTGCCACACCTTTCCCAAGTGTTCAGAAATAAGAGGGCTTTGTATCTCATTGCATTATATGACAGGCTAAACATTAGAGCAAGAATCAGCTATTCAAGCAACAAACCGACGTGAAGTGGATGGAAATTTTCTGAATCTAAGTAGCATCTTGGGTTTGAGATTCTTTCAATTAACAAGAACAGAATTTAGTGATAAAAATATTAGAGAACATGTTAAATTGATATATAGCATCAAGCAAGAGAAAAGAAATACGCTTCTTGAAAAAAATATTCACAAACTACGCATTCTCACACATATTATCAGGAAACTACACTTTTTTTAGTATGAGCTGTACTGATAGGCCAACAGGTCAACCACTCTGAGGTCAGCAGAGCCACATGTGTATGGCATGTTTTTCATAGTTGTCCAGCTGGTAAAATATGCAGCTTTATGATAACATTAGCACAATAAGTACAAATCTGGGATAAGGGCTCGAAAAAGTAGTAGTTTAGTGATAATTTTGAGATAGATAATTGCTGCAAGAAAAGTTTATTGGTTTAAGCAAGACAACTTAACATTGCAGCAAAATTGGCGTAAAATAAAGAGAAAAATATGTTTTTGGTCCCTCAAGTTCCCAAAAAGTACAGACTTGGTCCCTCAAGATTTTTTGGTATACATTTGGTCCCTCAAGTCTCAAAACCGGACAAGTTTGGTCCTAAACTAGATTTTGACCccgttgaccgggtttgaccgccacaaaaccgcccgatgaacagtaaattcgaaTTAAAAAATACTTCAAAAAAAACTGAATTTTTTTGGGGTCCGCATGTAAGCATATTGGACCgcaaaaaatttcagatttttttgaagtttttttaAAACCCGAATTAATGTTCATCGGGCAGTTTTGTGGCggtcaaacccggtcaacggGGTCAAAATCTGGTTTAGGACCAAACTTGTCCGGTTTTGAGACTTGAGGGACCAAATGTATACCAAAAAATATTGAGGGACCAAGTCTGTACTTTTTGGAAACTTGAGGGACCAAAAACATACTTTTCTCTAAAATAAAATGCAAGGTTCAACGATATATAACAGTTCCATCGTCCATATTACACCAAAGAAAACCTCATATATACTACATAATACAAATGTATTGCAATCTTATTATTGTTTGAAACTTGGCTTTCAGGTAGAATACACCAACTCTGGAATTCAGATACTAAAACTCATAACAGTAAATAATAAACAATATCAATTACCTAGGGCATTCTTTGTGAAGGTTGAGTTCCCCGGAATCTTTCTTCCCAGCTAGCCCCTCTCACATAACTAATCCAACCCTATCTCAGATCAATTACCCAGGGCACCCTTTGTGAATGTTGAGTTTCCCCTGGAATCTTTCTTCCCAGCTAGCCCCTCACATAACTAATTACTAATCCAACCCTATCTCAGATCAACCAGACAAGATTATATCTAATCTATCTTACGGATGAGGACTGTTATTGGAGTAAACCTAGGGAAGCTCCTGCTATGGGCTAAGCCCATGGCCCAATCATTAGGTAAAAAGGTCTCTAGCTTCTCAACACAATGGGGCTCTTAAGCTCTCTTTTTTACTGAGAATGAACAACACTTTTGGGAAGCATAATCTTGTGATTTTTCTAATATAGCTGAAACTCCGCCAAACAGAAAGAAGATATGTTGGCTATGCCATAGCCACTCAATGCAACCAGACTCGACATGTTGTGAAACAACCGATGATCTTGAAGAAGTGTTAGATTTACTAAGTTAATTTCTGTATAGATTTGTTAAACAGAATGAAAGCTTATTACAAAGTTGTCAAATACTACCTCTGTCCATGTTTATTAGGCCAGCGAGCAGCTTAGGGCCGTCTGTTCCTACTAGGCCACGTAATTACGCCTGCATTAAAGGCGCTGACATGCTGGCTTGATAATTAAGAGGAGAGAATTCCATAGCACATAAAtattaggctggtcatagtggggagtaacttatactagtgtcatgcatatgacactagtctaagttactacctctatagtgcaaaGTAACATAATAGTAGTGTCATAGATGGGTTCATTTATTAGCTTGTAGACTCATCATTTCTCGGGAAGtgctatgttacagtaacatattatgttactataaacacctctctcctcattaactacatgccacataagcaaaaaaaAATTAGAGTGCGCTATATTActacctaagttactcccactatgactagccttaggAGCATGCACATCCAGGAGCAACTCTTGCATTAACCGCTAACGTTAATAACAGGGGCAAAATGTCCATGCGCTTTAATTGGAGCAGAGCGCCAGAAATTTCCATTGTGCCTTGGTCCTAGCATTTTGGCCCCCCGGCCCAGTAAACCCAGGCAGAGCAAGTATAAAATTATTATTTTCAGTTGAGGTGAGAATTATCTTGTTGCTAAGACTAGGGCATGTATTTTCTTAAACAACAGTACTAACAATAGTAAAAATACAAATATTAAGTAAAAGGCATCTGAGGCACTGCAGCCGCAATATGCCAAAAAACGCTTACCGCAGAATGCGCTTGAATGTATGCAGAAAGATCTTCACCAGCATGGGAAATTACATCAACAAGCAGCCACGCGCAATCAGTAAGTGTCTTCCTTTCCTCCAGAAGCTCCTGTGCCATTCCATGTGAACCTTTCTCCCATTTCAAGGCAATTGAAAGCCTCATTACACATTTACTGAGAATGTCAAACCCATTTTTCTTACTACTGCCATTCATCTTGGAAGAACTGCCCCCACGGATTTGCTCTtgagcagccagtagtagaataGCAGACTGCATAATTTTTCCATCCTCAATGTAATTCCAGAGCTCTTGAAGTAGATTATTTGTTTTCGCTGCAAGCAGTCTAGTTGTGTCCAAGAAGATCTTCTGTAAAACAACAAGGAACAAAATCTAAGTCCATTTAGCATTCATATGCAAGCAAGTAATGTTGAATAATCTTTCTATATATCGCTGTGTTTCCTCCTATCAAAGTAAATATGGATTAGGGGCAATCTCCAaggcaaagaaaataaaataaattaacaGCAACAGTTTTTGTATATTTTATTGATGAAGTTTTACCCTTTACTATAAGAACATACACTGCACATGAATTCAAAAAGGATTAATAAATGAAAACTTTAACTTTTTCTGAGAAGTTGAGATGAAAGGATGCCCAGTACTTAGTATCACTAATTTCATTATAACCTGTCAGGGGTCTACGGTATGAACATATTACTCTTTACGTCATCCTGCAAAAGTAGTAATTCGTATAGGGAGGGAAGTAAAACAGACCATTTCAGGCAGACACAGCAGATGAATAAGCTTGTAGATATAATCCAGATGATTATGGCTGCGAGAAAGATTGTCCTCCAGATTGTCCTCCAGATACTAATGCAGGCAAGTATTCTCAACTGCGACATGGAGCGGGAGTAGATTCTTGATGACATCATTGCCAACTGTGCGCACATTGGGTGATGCACCATGGCGTAAAAGCAGCTTGATCATGTCAAGAGAGAACCTTTCAGCAGCTTCGTGGAGCGGGAAGTATCCATATTTGTTTATGCAGTTGGGATTGGCGTGCATCCCATAGAGCTCAGGTGCCATGCCCTCCAATACGACTTTTGCACAACGCAGGGCATTGAAACTGACAATGAAGGTTAAGGTTTGTGCGGTGATGGTAAGATCCGATGACATGCCCCGGCCTCTACAGTTCTGGAAGAGTTGGAGGAAGCACCGGGCACTGTCCTTTACAAGGATGGGCTCCAATTCGGCATATTTGTCCAAGAAGTTATCAGCCACCCACTAGAGGAGTCCGTCACAATTGAAAAAGGTGAAAGGCATCAGTTATCCAACTAAAAGCACAACAAAATAAACTGTCTTGTGGTCTATGGAGGTGCATGTATGACAACAACAATGGAAACAACAAAACCTTGTAACCTAAGCAAGTTGGTGTAGGCTAAGGATAAACCCAAACATGAGGCAGCAACAAGGAGGGAGGAGAAAGTAAGGAAATCTAAAGCTAGCATGGTTCAGGCATGTGAATCAACATGTTCCGATCCAAGGTTCATATATGAAAACTAATGTAATTGAATGAATCATCAATCAAATTATGTAAACGAAGGTAACACAAACCTGGGGAGCAGGGTCTGGGATGATTATGTCATTTGCTATGGACTTGGCGATCTTAACATTCCTTTCTAGCATAAACTGAAAGAGCGAATGTCAAGAGTCAGCACTGGGAAAGAAAAAACAAGGCGAGAGGAATATCACACAGATGGATAGTTATCATACCTCCTTGACCTTTCTCAAATTAAAACCCTCAGTAACTTGAAAATAAGGGACAGGGTAATCCGGATAATCATTTCTTATAGTAATTGTTTTATCTTCACCATTGACGTTAGCTTTGCCCAGGGCAACTAACTCTTTTTTCCACGGTGCTTCAAATTTCAAGTTCATCCTTCTGTTTTCCTGAAACAAGAAAGTGTAATCTTGAATTATGTGCCAAACAAGATTACTACAAGGGCcactgaaataaatccagaagaCCCTGAGATAAAGTGAGTCCCATCTAAAATGGATCGCGGATCACTAAAACATAAACTTATGCTGCAAATAGAAAACGATGTATTTACTCTGTAAATCCTGAAATGTAACAATGCTAAATGCGAAAAAAAGGGCCGCACAAGTTTCTCAAATACAAGTTGAACCAGGTGGTAGAAACTCTGGTGCATAGACATTATGGAAATCCAAAAATCAAAAGCTAAAGTTGATGTTACAGTTCAACAAGGATAAATGATATTCACTGGTTAATGACTCCCACGAATAACTGAATTTCCCTTGCTGATGCCACCTGAAGGACAACGAGACATCTTCACTTGCAAGGAACGACTACCAACTAAACAAAAAACAGTAGTCGCATTTTGAGTGTCATGTTTACTCTCATATACAACTCGAATAGTCACATGCAAGGAAGCAACTGATACTAAATACTGCGCAGACAAAACAAGGTGCAGGAAAATTAAGCTTTCAGTCCAATGTTCAGATTAGAGAACCGTCAGAGAGAGTTTTATACTCAGATCGGAAACTAGATCAATCAAGAACGGCGCGACAGTGATAATTTATCTAGGGGCTAATAGTTTCATCAGCTTTAGTCGACCGTAATCCGTACACGTATCATAGAAGGCCCGACTAACAATTTCATCAGTACTCTAGGGCAAGATTCGGCACACACAGAAACCATACATAACAGATCAGATAGCAAACGAGAAGGAAGAGGCGCGTGCGGTGGGATAGAGTACCTCGTTGGCGGCTCGCCGCGGATCTGGAAGGAAGGAGGCGACGGCGCGTACGTCGGCCACTCGCCTCGCGCCGGCACACTGTATCTGACGGCTGGGAATTTTTCTTGAGAGCTTTTTTTTTCGAGAGAGAAGGCCAAGTGTGATAAAACAGGCCCATTAAATGATCAAAAGGGCCCAGCACGGACATGCCGCGCTCCTGGCCCAGACACAGCACAACACGCGGAAACGGGTCAGTGCACTGGCACGTTTAGCCCACCAACCGGCCTGATTTTTGGCTGCTTTTGGGGGGCGCCAGCTGCGCGGGGGGCTacagaatttttttattttttgctttgtTTTTTCTTGTTTATACTTTAAAATATTGTAAATATATTGCAAAAAATCTATCAAagatatttgaaaaatgttggtcaagcatttaaaaaatgttaaatgtataGAT
This genomic window from Aegilops tauschii subsp. strangulata cultivar AL8/78 chromosome 4, Aet v6.0, whole genome shotgun sequence contains:
- the LOC109742642 gene encoding uncharacterized protein isoform X2, which produces MKIFLDTTRLLAAKTNNLLQELWNYIEDGKIMQSAILLLAAQEQIRGGSSSKMNGSSKKNGFDILSKCVMRLSIALKWEKGSHGMAQELLEERKTLTDCAWLLVDVISHAGEDLSAYIQAHSAVPHAEVFQHVSSVLEDYGFCPTGDLMDTINLQPYNCRKSNGESCKGLTDANMAVMESANLDAADDKALRKKVGGGWDPTYTKRSFFPYWRSVLQARFPLKVYPAYASSDRMAGLRGQLHVTLSNKMAHGPTPTPNHKLGPMRRISPLTSNNQPRRCFVTAATGAFRLLKVLK
- the LOC109742642 gene encoding uncharacterized protein isoform X1, translating into MKIFLDTTRLLAAKTNNLLQELWNYIEDGKIMQSAILLLAAQEQIRGGSSSKMNGSSKKNGFDILSKCVMRLSIALKWEKGSHGMAQELLEERKTLTDCAWLLVDVISHAGEDLSAYIQAHSAVPHAEVFQHVSSVLEDYGFCPTGDLMDTINLQPYNCRKSNGESCKGLTDANMAVMESANLDAADDKVTTVGNDGLALMARQHTTQTHALRKKVGGGWDPTYTKRSFFPYWRSVLQARFPLKVYPAYASSDRMAGLRGQLHVTLSNKMAHGPTPTPNHKLGPMRRISPLTSNNQPRRCFVTAATGAFRLLKVLK